CTTTTAAGGGCCAGGTCAACCCAGTATGACCCGTATTTTTTCGAgtgtcataaaaaataaaaataagaataaaatataataattaataatattgcCTTTGTTATCCTTTCAATAGAAATAAgagaacatataaaaaaaattagaattaaaattttaataataaatacgTCAGTAAGTTTTCATAATCAATGGTTCATTAAAATGAAAACTTCAAGCCTCAACCCTGTTATTGATACCCATTTTGGCAACACATTTTCTACATGCCCGATTCAACCAAGCCCGACTTCCTTGTGGGCACAAttcatgtattttattttattattttaagcataaCCTAAGCCTATGCGACTTATTATGGAAATTAAGGGAGTGTGATTTGGAGGTTATGGGTTGGTTCCATTCAaccttttgcatgagcccaGCCCATGAGTGCTACTAAGTGAGCTAGGGACGCAAGTAGCACCTCAAGCTCATGAAGgaggttttgtacccaaaatttCCACATCAAAAGAGCTTTTATACTTTGGTTGACTGTGGCCCAACTTTTCTGCTCTACACTTTTTGCCTAAAGCACATAGTTGACCCTAAGTGGTTGGCCTTGTCTCCTACAACAACCAAATGCAACCTCCAAGGAACTACCATGTCTAGAAAACATCAGCCCATGATTTAGGCCACTTCATTTCCCAAATTATGCTAAAAACAAACCAACCCTTTTACCTAATCAAAGCAAATCTAACCATACCTCTTTGATTGACACCTTGGGGTTTAAAGCCTCTTTTATTTACTAAAAATTAGTCATTTAGAGCACCACAAACTTTATTGACCCACGTTTTACCCTTAGAGTTGAAACTTTACAACCAAAACCCATCCAGTcgtataacattttcacaattccGAAGCTTaagggtggaaatatgggtacagggAGACCTTCCTTCTTTTCCTCACGACTTCTCTCAATTTCCTATTCTCGCTAACTGTGAGTCAAAGTTTCGGACTTATCatgtttttatgaatttttcaacaattttgttattggcattttgatttctctcttgtTAAAGCATCATTAGTTTTTATTAACTAAATattggaattttgggcttgatacTTTCCACAAATAATCACTTCTAAAGAACTCAATGAGAGATTTGGGCTGCTCTTGCATTTTTGGCTTATGTCACAAAACATCCCCAACACTTGTGAAGAAAGAATATGTAAGTGTTTGTAAGAAGAAAGGAACTTTGGAAAAATAattggtttttaaaaataattaaataaagtaaaaagtgAAAAGTGAAACATATTTATACTAAGTCAGAAACCTAAatataaaaaggtaaaaaataataatgagcCAACTCGTGTAGGACGACCCCACCCAAAGTTTTAGTGAGTCTGTCATATTTTTCACAAGTTCAAAAATCTTAATTTATACTAGTCTCATCATACACACTCTGCATGTGTGATaaggctttttattttattttgagtttaatgtaattttttaattttaatttatctaTTGTTAGTGAGTTTATACAGAAaggaatttttaagaaattaaaataaaggatTTGAAATATAGAAAACTGATGAGTTTAGTAtatgctaatttttaggaaaaaatgtatcaaacgtGCTATCTTTAAATATATCTCACGCACATTTAAATAGAGAGTGtgttctttcaaaagaaaatatatagagagcgtgctaatttttagaaaaaaaaaaaaaaaaagtttctctagttttttttttttttttttgttgaattacaattttaaccatattttttattttttaagaataaggattatctaattagtttaagggtatttttgacattttttgaaagcataactaactttctaaatcctcttaatatattgAGATTAGTTCAAATACCAACTGAAATCTTAGctgaataataaagaaaaattatcataGAACAAATATTATATGGTTATACACTTAAAGTACTACTTatctataatataaaatactatttaaaaaataacattcTTGCAGATTCAAACAGCTTATAGGGTCGGGTTGCAAATTTTATCAGGTTTATTACTGGTCTTTTTCTCTTATTATCgatgtggggccagagaatttgtgggcccggcccactttacattagggcccaaagcccaagccgaggagaactattgccgaggacgcacattgaaaatcccaaaaaagGCCTAAAGATATGGCCGATGACGATCTTATGCTCGGCACCCCATAGAGTCCCTAAAGGACAAGACGAGCTCAATGCAGGAACAGCCCAAGTGAAAAAGCTGCCAATACTGCAATAAAGAACTCTGCGTCTGACAGGTCCATACTCTCCACCATGCTATTCACCTTTTGCAACCACCCctaaccactctaggtatgggctgataggacaagtctcaACCCCAGAAAGTGAagcttacacgtggacattGGAAGGAGGGCAAATGtgagtataaaagggaaagagaaccAATGGAAAAGGGATTcccgaccaaaaaaaaaataagtctaaAAGAAGGAGAATAACAAGCACactaagctcctcggacgaggcCTAAGGATCGGAGCCACTCAGGTCGCATCGGAAGAAGACCCTGCCAGATGCGCCAAGTCCACCCTCATGTGAATTTTCATAGAAACCATGACCAACTGCTGTCCGATGACCAAGGcttagcctttcaagcccacgctctataaattgTATTGTTTGGGCCTTAAAACGTatgaacccaatatcatttttgGGGTCGATACAAATTGTGGCCCTACAATCTACTATTATATATTGTGTAATATGTTGTGTTCCTcaactcaaaaaacaaaaagcgaaaaccacattttcgtccctacattttcacgcgattcccactttggtccctaactttttttccCACCGCTTTTAGTCCCCATCCTAGAAAACATGTCTCGTTTTTGTCCCTACCATTATATTAGAGACAGAAATTACACAGGTGGCAAACGGcataacttaaaaatattaaaataatgtccACATAAGCCACGTGGAagctaatttaattttttttttaaattacttatcattattaattttcataagaatgttcttcttgttcttcccAAAACAaagaactcaaacccagattACAAGAACACAGACCCAGCAACCAATAACTCAAACTCAGATTACAACAACAcaaacgaaaaaagaaaaaaaaatagagatcaaacacaaacacaaactcatatcgcaataaacaaaaatgaaaaaaaaaatgtatatactttttttttaagtgtgttAGTCAAAAGtgtatatactttaaaaatcatcaaaccattttatttattatcattagAACATTTTAAACCTTAATCTGAGTTtggaaagggagagagagagagagagagaatgagatgAGGCCAGCGATGCGTGGTGCGTGTGGGTCAGATCGGCCTCAACCACCATCTCGACCACAATGAAGCTCGATCTCAGTGACTTTGGGTCAAATCGGCATAATGTGGTGGGTCAAATTGGCCTCTCTCTCCTCCGCCGATCCCAGcgagtccacctccaccaccgaAGCAGCGGCGCTCTTCTTCAAATCAGTCATTCTGTTTGGGCCTTGCTAGGTTTTGCTGGGGTTTGTCTTGTGGGTCTTGCTGTTTGGGTGAGAGatgataatttgttttttcttttctttggtcTTCTTGTGATGGGTTTGAGTTCTTGGATGCTGGGTTTGATTTGGGGAGAACAAGctgtaaaatgaaaaacaagttgaagaacatgaagaaattttttgatctctgtttcttttttttttcttttgtgttgttgtgatttgggtctgtgtttgtgtttgatctctgtttttttttcttttttttcttttttcgtttgTGTTGTTGTAATCTGGGTTTGAGTTATCGGTTGCTAGGTTTGTTTTCACGTAATCTGGGTTTGAGTCTTTGTTTTgggaagaacaagaagaacattcttatgaaatttaataatgataagtaatttaaaaaaaaaattaaactggATTCCACATGGCTTATGTggacattattttaatatttttaagttatgaCGCTTATCATCTGTGTAATTTTCGTCTTTGATATAACGGTAGAGACAAAAATGAGACGCATTTTCtaaaatagggactaaaagtaatggaaaaaaaattagggatcAAAGTGGGATTGAGTAAAAATGTAAGGATGAAAATATGGTTTTCGccaaaacaaaaatctattGTATGCGTTGTAAATCAAATTTGACTGGTCACAGGCCCAGCTTAATCGTACCTCACACGATCCCACCTCCCTCCAATCACAGAAGGTATCTGGTTGTGCCCCACTGCTTATGGCTTATGGGTACGACCTCATGTACTGTACGGCACTTACCGAGTTCTAACTCTTAAGAGTGACAAACCTCTTCCCACTGGGGCGTGCTTCCACGCTCCTAAAAGTCGCGTAGTACCAAAGTCGCCAAACCCACTCTACGCCTAAACTTTTCGTGCCCTGAAACAAAGGCTTTTTTTCTCAGTCAAAACAGTCCTCCTTAacactcactcactcacacacacactgtTCCAAACACACGCTCGTTCTTACTCTTAAAAATCTCCCACAAGTCTcaattctcaaaaacaaaaaaaacttcttcTACATTCTCGCCAAGCCACATTTAGAGACAAATGCTGCAGAGTAAAGCTTAGCGTTTTACACTTCAATCTGTAACCGCTAAAAATAGTGACAATATCTTTTTGCTAAATTATAGGCTTATAATTATACCTCACCTATCCCCATCACCCACTTCTCCCTCAAGTTTTTGCTTTTTGGTCATGGTTGTCAACCACTTTTATCTCTCAAATTCCTGAATTTATCACttaataatctctctctctctctccctccctctcttcCACTGTCCTAGATTTTCTGTTTGGatgcagagagagaaagataaagaaaaaaaaaaaaaaaaaacaaacatggaTGATTCTATGTCTAGCCTACTTTGTCAAGAAAGTGAGACTTGTTTGGATGAAGAGTTGGTAAATGGGGATACATTCATTAACTTTAAGAACTATGATGGTTCAGAAGATGAGCACCTGGAAATGCTATTTGAAAGAGAAATCTGTTCTGGGTTCAAAAGGAATGAGTCTTTGGTGTTTGGAAGCTGGGTCCAATGTGCTCGCTTGGAAGCTTTCACATGGATTCTGAAAGTTAGTCTCACTCccatttccttttttgttttttgttttttttttttttttttctggtaaGTACAAAATCAATACTAATTATAAAGATTAATTAAACTGTAATtggggttgatttttttttttttcattcattttattttgtatgtcAATCTAGACAAGAGCAGCATTTGGATTTCGCTTCCAAACAGTCTATTTGTCAATGACATACTTCGATCGATTCCTTTCAAGGCGGTCCATCGATGTAAGTTTTTGATTTCCTTTTCAATGCCAAAGTTTTCTGCTTCAAGACAATCCTTTTGACTATCAATGCTTGTTCTTTGTTGTTGAATTTGTTAATGTTGTGCAGAGTGAAAAATTATGGGCCATTAGATTACTGTCAGTGGCATGTCTTTCTCTGGCTGCAAAGATGGAGGAGTTAAAAGTTCCAACGTTATCAgagttttttttagaagattatAACTTCGAGAGCAAATTCATTCAAAGAATGGAGCTTTTGGTATTGAACACATTAGAATGGAGGATGTGCCTAATCACTCCTTTTgcttttcttcatttcttcatCACGAAGTTGTGCAAGGAATCTCCACAAAGTAATATTTTGTCCAGGACTGTGGAACTCATCTTGGTTATAGCCAGAGGTACATTATGAACATTAATGTTTAATTTGATAATGTTgtactaattttattttttattaatgtattgatgtaagtttttttaatgTAGAGGTCAATTTAATGGATCATCGACCGTCTGTTATAGCTGCTGCTGCAGCCTTGTTGGCTTTGGATGATAGATTATCAAGAAAAGCATTGGAGTTGAAGATGAATTCCATTTCCCATTGTAGATTTCTTGAAATTGTGAGTGcctcatattatttatttatttatttttatttagaactCATTTgatcaaataaataaagtagattGGATTAATTTTGTTGGCCTTTTTGTCACAGGATGATGTGTTTTCATGCTATAATATAATGAGAAGATTAGGTGTGGAGAAATTTAAAATACCTAAGGTTGTAAATTCTCCAGATCTTTCCCCAACCCAGTTGGGGCCAATAGATGTTTTTGATAATTCATTGGTTACTTCTGCTGttagcaataaaagaaaaaggcttACACTCAATACTAGTGATCAAAGTTGTGTCATACCTGATGACAAGCGACTCTGCTAGAGAAGATTGGACTATAAGCATTTGTGAAAGATTTGGTAGTGGCTTTTTCAATAATGATTATTGGTCAAATCAGCGTTCTTTAATCATTAGCGTTCTTTAATCATTACTTAATGGATATGATTTGGGATTGATTGATTGAATCTCCCTTAGGAAcagccagagagagagagagagacagtgaGGGGAAAGAgagcaggaaaagaaaaatagaaaaagcaaAGCTTTGGGCTGCATATAAAAGCTGATTACCATTATAGGCAATGCCACAATGTGGAAAAGAGACCAGAAGAGAAGGGAGGTGGGGGTGGGGCTTGAAGGCTGCATGTATAACAGTCAGTCTTagttcattcttttttcttttttctttttgaaggaAAGTTAGTTCATTCttattcaatatatttatataaagttttttttttccctattttggtatttgtttcTGGGGTTTGTGATGTTATACAACCAACCTTTTGATTGGATGCTTGGGATGCTTTGTTGGTGTCTTTGAAAAGACTGAAAGCAATGTAGACTGAGGGGTAAAGTGGGGGTTAGGGAGCTCTGTTTGTGTGATTTGATGCATATGTGCTTCATGTTggctatccaaaaaaaaagttgtgtaaaGGTGAACGTGATTGGATTTGTTTGAATATTTGGGTAAATACCTTTTAAGCTGGGCCCCCactctttttttcttgtgaAGCCCTGGCTGAGCAGGTTTGAGGGGTGGGTCATGAAACCCAAGACATTGTTTGTGGAATCAAAAGGAATTTCTGTGTTGATTACTTGATTAAACTTCATAAAATACAGTTTTGTGACTGTGGCTACATTTTTCCAAGCCAATTGAGTTTCCATGTTGATTTTATGATGGGATAATTTTTTGGTGAAAGATTTTATGATGGGACATTGGTCCCTACCGTTTAGTAACAGTACATAAAAGCCTAGGCATGAAATTGTCTTTTAACCATCATTGGAACTTTTAGAAGATTAATATTTATCTCACTTTCAGGCCTTTAAAGTGCATGAAGCATCCAATACAACCTGGATTCAACTTTGATCTTATGCATATACTTTATTCGGGGTTTCTGGCCAGATTAAAGCACtttaaaaaagtcaaaagatATGCATTTATCATATATTCAAATGTTTTAACAAATTGaaagttgataaatttattagtactttttagtttttactggACGTTCCTGGCTGAAATCTGAGATCTGACTAGATCAGGTTGCCGTTTCATTGGACAATAACATTTCATGGGTGATTCAGTAGTGAATATTAAATCTGTTCATGCTCAAGGACTAAACGAGATCATGTCTGTGTGGTCGAAACTGGCTCAGTACTTAGTACTTTCCCTGACAATGGTAACCAGCTGCCTTCTTTGCTGGCTGTATAGAAAAAAATGGCATCTCGACTTGTGCTGAAAATCACTTCGTACTGTATCCACCTTAGTTATTTTGGCCTTTATAGCAAACATTGACCAAAGGTGCTGCTATTGCACTGATGACATTGCTTACATGAGCCATGGCATGCGTTGGGGTTCATAATACAACAACATTCTACGTTGTTTACCATTGCTCATTGTCCATTAAGTTCCAACTGCCAACTAAATGAAATAATCAATACAAAGAGACACCTTGTTGAAAAGCTTTTATTTGtgcaactatttttttttgaacccGATATACCCTACAGAAGTGGGTAGGTTTGCCAAATGTTTCATAAATGATTTTGCTATGTAGCTTGCATCAATCTGTAAATGCCTGTATGAACAAGCATTTACACTGGTCGTACAGTGTGAACAAGCTACAAGGATAGTCAGATGACCATATTGCATTCAGTTGTGATTATGATACCTATCTACCTCCATTTGGAAATACAAACACGGCTTGATATTAGAGTCTGTATGAATATCCATCGCTATAGTTTGTAATGTTGCAAAGCATAACCTGATCAAAGGTCTGTTTGTATCGGGCGTCCGCGTTTctgccttctttttttctttttaaaccaGCGTATTATGCACTGTTCATTAACCATAAACAGTATATTTAGGCCAATATAACACTGTTCATTAACCATAAACAGTATATTTAGGCCAATAAACAGAGCCAAACAGTAAtaaacggaaaaaaaaaatttatatttttattattttcagttttcagcaaaaatttatatttttattattttcagttttcagcaaaataaattatatcccatgCACACCAAATTGCCACTATTTATTCATTCCCACTTAGGTGCGGTTCAAGTTTCAAGGGGGAACTGACGTTTTTTGGGACATTCAGCTAAGTCTTTGACAGGCACTCTCCACTGTTATCCCAACTCccctcataaataaataaaaaaaaccctgtgtttaatatagaaataaagaaagattttaataaaatataagcaAAAACTACCATGAAT
The sequence above is drawn from the Quercus lobata isolate SW786 chromosome 12, ValleyOak3.0 Primary Assembly, whole genome shotgun sequence genome and encodes:
- the LOC115972060 gene encoding cyclin-D5-1-like, which encodes MQREKDKEKKKKKTNMDDSMSSLLCQESETCLDEELVNGDTFINFKNYDGSEDEHLEMLFEREICSGFKRNESLVFGSWVQCARLEAFTWILKTRAAFGFRFQTVYLSMTYFDRFLSRRSIDSEKLWAIRLLSVACLSLAAKMEELKVPTLSEFFLEDYNFESKFIQRMELLVLNTLEWRMCLITPFAFLHFFITKLCKESPQSNILSRTVELILVIAREVNLMDHRPSVIAAAAALLALDDRLSRKALELKMNSISHCRFLEIDDVFSCYNIMRRLGVEKFKIPKVVNSPDLSPTQLGPIDVFDNSLVTSAVSNKRKRLTLNTSDQSCVIPDDKRLC